In Vigna unguiculata cultivar IT97K-499-35 chromosome 3, ASM411807v1, whole genome shotgun sequence, a single genomic region encodes these proteins:
- the LOC114177860 gene encoding serine/threonine-protein kinase STY17-like isoform X2 — MGTPPTDELVKKIQQLEEGHAHLKQEMSKLKLSDVRHGHRQRSHSVSPQRSRLGAPPRRRTDAPAAAWKRGSCSFKQSSPLQRESRGGGDPQIHGGGGGGGEGEGATPCRGPSAVNFTERQYLNILQSMGQSVHILDLNCRIIYWNRSAENLYGYTAEEALGRDGIELLVDPRDLGLANDTLNRVMMGENWTGQFPVKNKMGEKFIAVATNTPFYDDDGSLVGIICVSCDSRPFLEMKVPMSGVRNTELELDSGGTRSRSSITNKLGIDTQQPLQVALASKISNLASKVSNKVKSRIWTGENNVDREGGSGDSHHSEHSLSESVLSDQREDANSSGASTPRGDVPPSHFGVLSHGEEKSQGKSSRGSGDESEGKSIHKILPAKAEAWIQRKTLSWPWRTKDREGSDGSEGTNVRVTGPWRQNDRENESVNQKILSSGLKQESQGGESNRPNNNEVSGSWSSFNVNSTSSASSCGSAGSCAVNNKVDVDTDCLDYEILWEDLTIGEQIGQGSCGTVYHALWYGSDVAVKVFSKQEYSDDVILSFRQEVSVMKRLRHPNILLFMGAVTSPQRLCIVTEFLPRGSLCRLLHRNTSKLDWRRRVHMALDIARGVNYLHHSNPPIIHRDLKSSNLLVDKNWTVKVGDFGLSRVKHETYLTTKTGRGTPQWMAPEVLRNEPSDEKL; from the exons ATGGGAACTCCACCAACGGATGAACTCGTGAAGAAGATCCAACAGTTAGAAGAAGGACACGCGCACTTGAAGCAAGAAATGTCAAAGCTCAAACTCTCCGATGTGAGGCATGGACATCGCCAGAGGTCGCACTCCGTCTCTCCGCAGCGTTCCAGATTGGGCGCTCCGCCGAGGAGGCGGACTGATGCGCCGGCAGCTGCGTGGAAGAGAGGTTCGTGTTCCTTCAAACAATCCTCGCCGCTGCAGAGAGAGAGCCGCGGCGGCGGCGATCCTCAAATTCACGGCGGCGGAggtggaggaggagaaggagaaggtgcTACTCCGTGCCGTGGTCCTTCCGCGGTGAATTTCACGGAACGGCAGTATCTTAATATTTTGCAGTCAATGGGACAGTCTGTTCATATATTGGATCTTAATTGTCGCATAATATACTG GAACCGTAGTGCGGAAAATCTGTATGGTTATACAGCAGAGGAAGCTTTAGGGCGGGATGGGATTGAGCTGCTTGTAGACCCTAGGGATTTGGGCTTGGCCAATGATACACTTAACCGTGTAATGATGGGAGAGAACTGGACAGGGCAATTTCCGGTCAAGAATAAGATGGGAGAGAAGTTCATAGCCGTAGCGACTAATACACCTTTCTATGATGATGATGGAAGCTTAGTTGGGATAATTTGTGTCTCTTGTGATTCACGGCCTTTTCTTGAAATGAAAGTTCCGATGTCTGGTGTAAGGAACACTGAGTTAGAATTGGACTCGGGCGGAACTCGATCTAGAAGTAGCATTACGAATAAACTTGGCATTGACACTCAGCAGCCACTTCAAGTTGCTCTTGCGtcgaaaatttcaaatttg GCATCAAAGGtgagtaacaaagtaaagtcaAGGATCTGGACGGGAGAAAATAATGTGGATCGTGAAGGTGGAAGCGGTGACAGTCATCATTCTGAGCATAGTTTGTCGGAATCTGTTCTTTCGGACCAGAGAGAGGATGCTAATTCCAGTGGAGCTAGCACCCCCAGAGGTGATGTGCCACCGTCCCATTTTGGTGTGCTTTCTCACGGCGAAGAAAAATCTCAGGGAAAATCTTCGAGAGGGTCTGGTGACGAGAGTGAAGGAAAATCTATTCACAAAATCTTACCTGCTAAGGCTGAAGCCTGGATTCAAAGGAAAACATTATCATGGCCATGGAGAACAAAGGACCGAGAAGGTTCAGATGGATCAGAGGGAACCAATGTTCGTGTTACTGGACCCTGGAGACAGAATGATCGAGAAAATGAATCAGTTAATCAGAAGATTCTGTCTTCTGGCTTGAAGCAAGAAAGCCAGGGAGGTGAAAGTAATCGCCCTAATAACAATGAAGTTTCAGGATCCTGGTCCTCCTTTAATGTTAACAGCACAAGCAGTGCCAGCAGCTGTGGGAGTGCTGGCAGTTGTGCTGTCAATAATAAAGTGGATGTGGACACTGATTGCTTGgattatgaaattttgtgggaGGATCTGACAATTGGAGAACAAATTGGGCAAG GTTCTTGTGGAACTGTATATCATGCTCTGTGGTATGGATCA GATGTTGCCGTTAAAGTTTTCTCAAAGCAAGAATATTCAGATGATGTGATATTGTCCTTCAGACAAGAG GTGTCTGTAATGAAAAGACTTCGTCACCCAAATATTCTTCTCTTTATGGGGGCCGTGACTTCACCTCAACGTCTCTGCATCGTGACAGAGTTTCTCCCACG TGGAAGCTTGTGCCGCTTGTTACACAGAAACACTTCTAAACTTGACTGGAGACGGCGAGTTCATATGGCCTTGGATATT GCACGGGGCGTAAATTATCTTCATCATTCTAACCCACCTATCATCCACAGAGATTTGAAGTCTTCAAATCTTCTAGTTGATAAGAACTGGACTGTGAAG GTTGGTGATTTTGGTCTTTCACGAGTTAAGCATGAAACATATCTCACAACTAAGACTGGAAGGG